In a single window of the Fibrobacter sp. genome:
- a CDS encoding aspartate-semialdehyde dehydrogenase, with protein sequence MIRNVAIMGATGAVGQELLKILEQRNFPLQNLKLLASERSVGREYTFKGEKLKVELTCADAFKGVDLVLSSAGAAVSKEFAPIAVEHGAVVVDNTSYFRMMDNVPLVVPEVNACDIPLHKAENGGCGIIANPNCTTIMMVVVLNPIEKISHIKKIRISSYQSASGAGAVAMEELQQQYKDILETGSTTHISKFPFQLAYNVIPQIDKMTENDYTKEEMKMYNETRKIMHSDVRTSATCVRVSSLRSHSESVWFETEKPVSVEEIRAALKNAPGVTLKDDPQNYIYPMPLESAGKDDVYVGRIRKDLADDCGNTLWLTGDQIRKGAALNAVQIAELL encoded by the coding sequence ATGATTCGTAACGTGGCTATCATGGGTGCTACCGGCGCCGTAGGTCAGGAACTCCTCAAGATCCTCGAACAGCGCAACTTCCCTCTCCAGAACCTCAAGCTCCTCGCTTCTGAACGTAGCGTGGGCCGTGAATACACCTTCAAGGGCGAAAAGCTGAAGGTTGAACTCACTTGCGCAGACGCTTTCAAGGGCGTTGACCTGGTTCTCTCTTCCGCAGGCGCAGCAGTGTCTAAGGAATTCGCTCCCATCGCAGTTGAACACGGCGCAGTCGTCGTGGACAACACCAGCTATTTCCGTATGATGGACAACGTTCCGCTGGTCGTTCCCGAAGTGAACGCATGCGACATTCCGCTCCACAAGGCTGAAAACGGCGGTTGCGGCATCATCGCCAACCCGAACTGCACCACCATCATGATGGTCGTCGTTCTGAACCCGATTGAAAAGATTTCCCACATCAAGAAGATCCGCATCTCCTCTTACCAGAGCGCAAGTGGTGCAGGTGCAGTTGCTATGGAAGAACTCCAGCAGCAGTACAAGGATATCCTTGAAACCGGTTCTACCACTCACATCAGCAAGTTCCCCTTCCAGTTGGCTTACAACGTCATTCCGCAGATCGATAAGATGACTGAAAATGACTACACTAAGGAAGAAATGAAGATGTATAACGAAACCCGCAAGATCATGCACTCCGATGTTCGCACCAGTGCTACTTGCGTACGCGTTAGCTCCCTCCGTTCTCACTCCGAATCCGTCTGGTTCGAAACTGAAAAGCCGGTTTCCGTTGAAGAAATCCGCGCTGCTCTCAAGAACGCTCCGGGCGTTACCCTCAAGGACGATCCGCAGAACTACATCTACCCCATGCCGCTTGAAAGCGCTGGCAAGGACGATGTCTACGTTGGCCGTATCCGTAAGGACCTCGCCGACGATTGCGGCAACACCCTGTGGCTCACCGGCGACCAGATCCGTAAGGGCGCAGCTCTGAACGCTGTGCAGATTGCAGAGTTGCTGTAA
- the ssb gene encoding single-stranded DNA-binding protein, producing the protein MAYLNKVMLIGNLGKDPVISASPNGRKRVTFSLATSRRYKDNNGEMKEQTDWHNIVGWGKTADVFEQLGIHKGMSLYVEGTLTNRSWTDQNGQKRYSTDVNMDTFQLLTPRNQNGGSFQGGGFNQSSNFNQSNGYSQSSAPAYDAPMPEGDEDLPF; encoded by the coding sequence ATGGCATATTTGAACAAAGTGATGCTCATTGGTAACCTCGGTAAGGATCCGGTCATCAGCGCAAGCCCCAACGGTCGCAAGCGCGTCACCTTCTCCTTGGCAACTTCCCGCCGCTACAAGGACAACAACGGCGAAATGAAGGAACAGACCGATTGGCACAACATCGTTGGCTGGGGCAAGACCGCCGACGTGTTCGAACAGCTGGGCATTCACAAGGGTATGTCCCTCTACGTCGAAGGCACCCTCACCAACCGTAGCTGGACCGACCAGAACGGTCAGAAGCGTTACAGCACCGACGTCAACATGGACACCTTCCAGCTCCTGACTCCCCGCAACCAGAATGGCGGCAGCTTCCAGGGCGGTGGTTTCAACCAGAGCTCCAACTTCAACCAGTCCAACGGCTACAGCCAGTCTAGCGCCCCGGCATACGATGCTCCCATGCCCGAGGGCGACGAAGACCTTCCGTTCTAA
- a CDS encoding DUF1343 domain-containing protein, translated as MVTLALSNFEKSFPVSLRGKRLGAVLHPASVCADLSYTLDLLKSYDGKLFKLSALFGPQHGIKGHTQDNMIEWEGYTDPELGIPVYSLYGEHREPTAEMLSHVDALLVDLQDVGARYYTFIWTLYLCMKACEKLGIPVVVVDRPNPINCVDEEGPVLDLNYTSFVGLHSIRTRHAKTIGELAEQFKAECFPKCELYVMHMEGYDKKMWYDQTGLPWILPSPNMPTLDTAIVYPGMCLFEATNVSEGRGTTRPFEIFGAPFIDAVKLCKYMNGLKLPGVYFRENYFQPTFHKGAGQICGGAQIHVLDRDKFRSFDMAIKLLQYIFNEYPKDFAWKQPPYEYEFHKLPIDILLGNGTFRKEFIESSI; from the coding sequence ATGGTTACACTAGCTTTATCAAATTTCGAAAAGTCTTTCCCCGTAAGTCTCCGTGGCAAGCGCCTCGGCGCAGTCCTCCATCCGGCTTCTGTCTGTGCAGACCTGAGCTACACTCTGGATCTCCTGAAGTCCTACGATGGCAAATTGTTTAAGTTGTCTGCATTGTTTGGCCCCCAGCATGGTATCAAGGGCCACACCCAGGACAACATGATTGAATGGGAAGGCTACACCGACCCTGAACTTGGCATTCCCGTTTATAGTTTGTATGGAGAACATCGCGAACCCACTGCAGAAATGCTTTCCCATGTGGACGCTCTCCTGGTAGATTTGCAGGATGTGGGTGCCCGTTACTACACCTTCATCTGGACCCTTTACCTGTGCATGAAGGCTTGCGAAAAGCTGGGTATTCCCGTTGTGGTCGTGGATCGCCCGAACCCCATTAATTGCGTAGATGAAGAAGGTCCGGTACTGGACCTGAACTACACCAGCTTTGTGGGCCTCCACAGCATCCGTACCCGCCACGCCAAGACTATCGGCGAACTGGCCGAACAGTTCAAGGCGGAATGCTTCCCCAAGTGCGAACTCTACGTGATGCACATGGAAGGTTACGACAAAAAGATGTGGTACGACCAGACTGGTCTTCCGTGGATTTTGCCCAGCCCCAACATGCCCACCTTGGATACCGCAATCGTCTATCCGGGTATGTGTCTGTTCGAAGCTACCAACGTGAGCGAAGGCCGCGGCACCACTCGTCCCTTCGAAATTTTCGGCGCACCCTTCATCGATGCCGTGAAGCTTTGCAAGTACATGAACGGCCTGAAACTGCCGGGGGTCTACTTCCGCGAAAACTATTTCCAGCCCACGTTCCACAAGGGTGCTGGCCAGATTTGCGGTGGTGCCCAGATTCACGTTCTGGATCGTGACAAGTTCCGCAGTTTCGACATGGCCATTAAGCTTCTGCAGTACATCTTCAACGAATATCCCAAGGATTTCGCCTGGAAGCAGCCGCCTTACGAATACGAGTTCCACAAGCTGCCCATCGACATTCTGCTGGGCAACGGAACCTTCCGTAAGGAATTCATCGAAAGCTCGATTTAA
- a CDS encoding 3-isopropylmalate dehydratase small subunit translates to MNSIDIVKGSGVPVRGNDIDTDRIIPARFLKCVTFEGLGANAFADDIAGLEAQGKVHPFRDPAYKNGTILVSNQNFGCGSSREHAPQALKRWGIKAIIAESYSEIFFGNCVALGVPCFKVDHATADKILAWIEANPSKELETSTDARTLKLGDETIALTLADGPRGQFLDGSWNARSALQANADKVQELAAKLPYMNFLK, encoded by the coding sequence ATGAATTCTATTGACATCGTTAAAGGTTCCGGCGTTCCTGTTCGCGGTAACGACATCGATACCGACCGTATCATTCCGGCTCGCTTCCTCAAGTGCGTGACTTTCGAAGGTCTCGGCGCAAACGCTTTCGCTGACGATATCGCCGGCCTCGAAGCCCAGGGCAAGGTTCATCCTTTCCGTGACCCGGCCTACAAGAACGGCACCATCCTGGTTTCCAACCAGAACTTCGGTTGCGGTTCCAGCCGTGAACACGCTCCGCAGGCTCTGAAGCGCTGGGGCATCAAGGCAATCATCGCTGAAAGCTATTCCGAAATCTTCTTCGGCAACTGCGTCGCCCTGGGCGTTCCCTGCTTCAAGGTGGACCACGCAACCGCCGACAAGATTCTCGCATGGATCGAAGCCAACCCCTCCAAGGAATTGGAAACCAGCACCGACGCTCGCACCCTCAAGCTGGGTGACGAAACCATCGCCCTCACTTTGGCTGACGGTCCCCGCGGTCAGTTCCTGGACGGTTCCTGGAACGCACGTTCCGCTCTCCAGGCTAATGCCGACAAGGTGCAGGAACTTGCAGCAAAGCTTCCCTACATGAACTTCCTGAAATAA